A region from the Posidoniimonas polymericola genome encodes:
- the rpsF gene encoding 30S ribosomal protein S6, with amino-acid sequence MAGNVYEGLFIFDANKFARDQSAASASVEQHISELGGDVLVSRLWEERRLAYPINGQRKGAYWLMYFKLPGTEVGALNRLCDLNDQVLRQLVLKIHPRLVEPILAHATASPEEEEESAEESGEPAATGA; translated from the coding sequence ATGGCCGGCAACGTCTACGAAGGGTTGTTTATCTTTGACGCCAACAAGTTTGCGCGCGACCAGTCGGCTGCCTCGGCCAGCGTCGAGCAGCACATCAGCGAGCTCGGCGGCGACGTGCTGGTGAGCCGCTTGTGGGAAGAACGCCGCTTGGCCTACCCGATCAACGGGCAGCGCAAGGGCGCCTACTGGCTGATGTACTTCAAGCTCCCCGGAACCGAGGTTGGGGCGCTCAACCGCTTGTGCGATCTCAACGACCAGGTGCTGCGTCAGCTGGTCCTGAAGATCCACCCGCGTCTGGTTGAGCCGATCCTGGCCCACGCCACCGCGTCGCCCGAGGAGGAAGAGGAGTCCGCCGAGGAGTCCGGCGAGCCCGCCGCCACCGGCGCCTAG
- a CDS encoding single-stranded DNA-binding protein, which translates to MASYNRVILVGNLTRDPELRYIPSGTAVAEIGLAVNDRVKKGDQWVDETTFVDVTLWSRTAEVANEYLSKGAPVLIEGRLKLDTWEKDGQKRSKLKVIADKMQMLGGRTGGGSGGGGPRGGSDAYSQPAPASSSAGANIPPEDDIPF; encoded by the coding sequence ATGGCCAGCTACAACCGAGTTATCCTCGTCGGCAACCTGACCCGCGACCCTGAGTTGCGGTACATCCCGAGCGGCACCGCGGTCGCTGAGATCGGGCTGGCGGTCAACGACCGCGTCAAGAAGGGCGACCAGTGGGTCGATGAAACCACCTTCGTCGACGTGACGCTTTGGTCGCGGACCGCGGAGGTCGCCAACGAGTACCTGAGCAAGGGCGCCCCGGTGCTGATCGAAGGGCGGCTGAAGCTCGACACCTGGGAAAAAGACGGTCAGAAGCGTTCCAAGTTGAAGGTGATCGCCGACAAGATGCAGATGCTCGGCGGCCGCACCGGCGGTGGCTCTGGCGGCGGGGGCCCGCGTGGCGGATCCGACGCCTACAGCCAACCCGCCCCGGCGTCGTCGTCCGCGGGCGCCAACATCCCGCCCGAAGACGACATCCCGTTCTGA
- the rplI gene encoding 50S ribosomal protein L9, with translation MPTKQKKIKRKSSNNKRLPKGPHGGYQVLLIQSVEHLGSQGEVVEVKPGYALNYLVPQGLATVASDHHQRMVEKHKAKLQQLALQRQADLRSRAAEISKQSVTIEAQATEEGHLYGSVGAAEIVAALKKSGVTLAADQVRLEGVLKELGLYTVKFRLSADVEGELKVWVVPAVGAE, from the coding sequence ATGCCGACCAAGCAGAAGAAGATCAAGCGTAAGTCCAGCAACAACAAGCGCCTGCCGAAGGGCCCGCACGGCGGGTACCAGGTTCTGCTGATCCAGTCGGTCGAGCACCTTGGTTCGCAGGGCGAGGTGGTTGAGGTGAAGCCGGGCTACGCACTCAACTACCTGGTGCCGCAGGGCCTCGCGACGGTCGCCTCGGACCACCACCAGCGGATGGTCGAGAAGCACAAGGCCAAGCTGCAGCAGCTCGCCCTGCAGCGTCAGGCCGACCTCCGCAGCCGCGCCGCAGAGATCAGCAAGCAGAGCGTCACGATCGAGGCCCAGGCCACCGAAGAGGGGCACCTCTACGGCAGCGTCGGCGCCGCCGAGATCGTCGCCGCGCTCAAGAAGAGCGGCGTCACCCTGGCCGCCGACCAGGTCCGCCTGGAGGGCGTGCTCAAGGAGCTCGGCCTGTACACCGTCAAGTTCCGCCTGTCGGCCGACGTCGAGGGCGAGCTGAAGGTCTGGGTCGTCCCGGCTGTCGGCGCCGAGTAG
- the dnaB gene encoding replicative DNA helicase, with protein sequence MASGRENGRNGKGRGARDSQSNGLAQDFLGRTPPQSPEAERAVLGSLLLLPEVFDDVALLVSAEDFSGDANARLYRHIQNMHSEGVSIDVVLLVQRLKDAGEYESIGGGAYLAEIGEAVPTAAHAEYYAKIVREKSILRSLIHAGADILTDAFDAGMDPRSVLSRAEERVFSILEEKGQGQVNSIRDVLQASLARMNDRMQEGHDAGGVESGFDDFDEMTGGMHGSELIILAARPSMGKTALAMNIVEHVAVDCGQPVLFVSLEMSAIELADRLLCSRARVSGHRLRNGQITGEESSKLIQVAGEISSAPLFIDDSPSRTMTEISAVARRIKRRDGLGLIAIDYLQLIDPDQPSDPRQEQVAKIARRLKGLARELDVPVLCLGQLNRQVENSRDNKPQLSNLRESGAIEQDADVVMFVHREEYYQTNEEDRERCRGEAELLIRKQRNGPVGDVKLTWLHDYTRFVNAAPQRYDDLPSYGGDDSF encoded by the coding sequence ATGGCGTCAGGGAGAGAAAACGGCCGCAACGGCAAGGGACGCGGCGCCCGCGACTCGCAGTCGAACGGGCTCGCCCAGGACTTCTTGGGCCGCACCCCGCCGCAGAGTCCCGAGGCGGAACGCGCCGTGCTGGGCAGCCTGCTGCTGCTCCCCGAGGTCTTCGACGACGTGGCCCTCTTGGTGTCGGCCGAGGACTTCAGTGGCGACGCCAACGCGCGGCTGTACCGCCACATCCAGAACATGCACTCCGAGGGCGTGTCGATCGACGTCGTGCTGCTGGTGCAGCGTCTGAAGGACGCCGGCGAGTACGAATCGATCGGCGGCGGCGCCTACCTGGCCGAGATCGGCGAGGCGGTGCCGACCGCCGCGCACGCCGAGTACTACGCCAAGATCGTCCGGGAGAAGTCGATCCTCCGCTCGCTGATCCACGCGGGCGCCGACATCCTGACCGACGCCTTCGACGCCGGCATGGACCCCCGCAGCGTGCTGAGCCGCGCGGAGGAACGGGTCTTCAGCATCCTCGAGGAGAAGGGGCAGGGTCAGGTCAACTCCATCCGCGACGTGCTGCAGGCGTCGCTCGCGCGGATGAACGACCGCATGCAGGAAGGCCACGACGCGGGCGGCGTCGAGTCCGGCTTCGACGACTTCGACGAGATGACCGGCGGCATGCACGGCTCGGAATTGATCATCCTCGCCGCCCGACCTTCGATGGGCAAAACAGCGTTGGCGATGAACATCGTTGAGCACGTGGCGGTCGACTGCGGCCAGCCCGTGCTGTTTGTCAGCCTCGAAATGTCGGCGATCGAGCTGGCCGACCGGCTGCTCTGCTCCCGCGCCCGGGTGAGTGGCCACCGCCTGCGGAACGGTCAGATCACGGGTGAGGAGAGCAGCAAGCTGATCCAGGTCGCCGGCGAGATCAGCTCGGCGCCGCTGTTCATCGACGACTCGCCGAGCCGCACGATGACCGAGATCTCGGCCGTGGCGCGGCGGATCAAGCGGCGCGACGGCCTCGGACTGATCGCCATCGACTACCTGCAGTTGATCGACCCGGACCAGCCGAGCGACCCGCGGCAGGAGCAGGTCGCCAAGATCGCCCGCCGCCTGAAGGGCCTGGCGCGCGAGCTCGACGTGCCGGTGCTGTGCCTCGGCCAGCTCAACCGGCAGGTAGAGAACTCTCGTGACAACAAGCCGCAGCTCAGCAACCTGCGTGAGTCCGGCGCCATCGAGCAGGACGCCGACGTCGTCATGTTTGTGCACCGCGAGGAGTACTACCAGACCAACGAGGAAGACCGCGAACGCTGCCGCGGCGAGGCGGAGCTGCTGATCCGCAAGCAGCGTAACGGCCCGGTCGGCGACGTGAAGCTCACCTGGCTGCACGACTACACCCGGTTCGTGAACGCGGCTCCGCAGCGGTACGACGACCTGCCGAGCTACGGCGGGGACGATTCGTTCTAG
- a CDS encoding MMPL family transporter: MPARILRQLANKHWVIVLLAWVALAVSLRLVAPDWETVAHEGDLEHLPRTAASVAADELLREAFPEESSHSEVVLLFDRDGDPLTVADRQFALDVALLLEGEGGELPIVGVWHAKRPLVSRMLLAPGGAAEMVILRLSNPLMSVDNIRVLKSIEDQIGARMVNAPVGLRFSLTGSAAIGAETLAAARESLQATHQATLLLVLACLVLIYRAPLLVLVPLATIGLSVSVAMSLIVLLANVLGPGGALDVGLKVFTTTRVFVIVILFGAGTDYCLFLIARYREELGRGVTPHRAPGIALRNVSGALAGSALTTILGLGVMAFAEYGKFASSGPIIALCLAVALAACVSFAPSLLRALGPRVFWPGGAPTEDPVDDTWGVWATVADTVLARPAAVLFVCVAVMSPLVWFGWHAPTEHNLLASLPQQSRSLEGAKLVGRYFGDGWLAPMKLVVRLPGADLSVPDARYDVALLHNALYDLPGVQDVRSPYLPTGGDPKQQRRFSFAALYSSAAAGSPLSINSFVSSARGYSGEVLQMSLILAGDPFGQAGRDMVPAIRESLRQINNLPKLRGEPNPWRDAEFRLAGATPGLVDLERVAATDQRTIQLYSVLAVLAVLLVLTRRPLACLYLVATVLLSYWVTLGATDLFFGWLWGPTYHGLDWKAPIFLFVILVAVGQDYNIYLTTRVLEEQRRLGPREGLRRAIIQTGGIITSCGVIMAGTFVSMMAGSLRGMIELGFALSLGVVLDTFVVRTLLVPCYFSLVLSWQERGFRVKGKV, encoded by the coding sequence ATGCCCGCCCGAATCCTGCGCCAACTCGCCAATAAGCACTGGGTGATCGTGCTGCTGGCGTGGGTGGCGCTGGCGGTGTCGCTGCGGCTGGTTGCCCCCGACTGGGAGACCGTCGCCCACGAGGGCGACCTCGAGCACCTGCCGCGGACCGCCGCCAGCGTGGCGGCCGACGAGCTCCTGCGGGAAGCGTTCCCCGAGGAGTCGAGCCACAGCGAGGTCGTGCTGCTGTTCGACCGCGACGGCGACCCGCTCACGGTCGCCGACCGCCAGTTCGCGCTCGACGTCGCTCTGCTGCTGGAAGGGGAGGGGGGCGAGCTGCCGATCGTTGGCGTCTGGCACGCCAAACGCCCGCTGGTGAGCCGCATGCTGCTCGCCCCCGGTGGCGCGGCCGAGATGGTGATCCTCCGCCTCAGCAACCCGCTGATGTCGGTCGACAATATCCGGGTGCTCAAGAGCATCGAAGACCAGATCGGCGCCCGCATGGTGAACGCCCCCGTGGGGCTTCGGTTCTCGCTTACGGGCTCGGCCGCCATCGGCGCGGAGACGCTCGCCGCCGCCCGCGAGAGCCTGCAGGCGACCCACCAAGCGACGCTGCTGCTGGTGCTGGCCTGCCTGGTGCTGATCTACCGGGCGCCGCTGTTGGTGCTGGTGCCGCTGGCGACCATCGGCTTGTCGGTGTCGGTGGCGATGAGCCTGATCGTGCTGCTCGCCAACGTCCTCGGGCCGGGCGGCGCGCTGGACGTGGGGCTGAAGGTCTTCACGACCACGCGGGTGTTTGTCATTGTGATCCTGTTTGGCGCGGGGACCGACTACTGCCTGTTCCTGATCGCCCGCTACCGGGAAGAGCTCGGCCGCGGGGTGACGCCCCACCGGGCGCCCGGCATCGCACTGCGCAACGTGAGCGGCGCCCTGGCGGGCAGCGCGCTGACGACGATCCTGGGCCTCGGGGTCATGGCGTTCGCGGAGTACGGCAAGTTCGCCTCGAGCGGGCCGATCATCGCGCTCTGCCTGGCGGTCGCGTTGGCGGCCTGCGTCAGCTTCGCGCCGTCGCTCCTGAGGGCGCTCGGCCCGCGGGTATTCTGGCCCGGCGGCGCGCCGACCGAGGACCCGGTCGACGACACGTGGGGCGTCTGGGCGACCGTGGCCGACACGGTCCTCGCCCGCCCGGCCGCCGTGCTGTTCGTCTGCGTCGCCGTGATGTCGCCGCTGGTGTGGTTCGGCTGGCACGCGCCGACCGAGCACAACCTGCTGGCGAGCCTGCCGCAGCAGAGCCGGTCGCTGGAGGGCGCGAAGCTCGTGGGCCGGTACTTCGGCGATGGCTGGCTCGCGCCCATGAAGCTCGTCGTGCGGTTGCCGGGCGCCGACCTCAGCGTCCCCGACGCACGGTATGACGTCGCTCTGCTGCACAACGCGCTGTACGACCTGCCGGGCGTGCAGGACGTCCGCAGCCCCTACCTGCCGACCGGCGGGGACCCCAAGCAGCAGCGGCGGTTCTCGTTTGCGGCGCTGTACAGCTCCGCGGCGGCCGGCAGCCCGCTGTCGATCAACTCTTTCGTCTCCAGCGCGCGGGGCTACAGCGGCGAGGTGCTGCAGATGTCGCTGATCCTGGCGGGCGACCCGTTTGGCCAGGCGGGTCGCGACATGGTCCCGGCGATCCGGGAGTCGCTGCGGCAAATCAACAACCTCCCCAAGCTGCGCGGCGAGCCCAACCCGTGGCGCGACGCCGAGTTCCGCCTGGCCGGCGCCACGCCCGGCCTGGTCGACCTCGAGCGGGTCGCGGCGACCGATCAGCGGACGATCCAGCTCTACAGCGTGCTCGCCGTCCTGGCGGTGCTGCTCGTGCTGACCCGCCGCCCGCTGGCGTGCCTGTACTTGGTGGCGACCGTCCTGCTGAGCTACTGGGTCACCCTCGGCGCGACCGACCTGTTCTTCGGCTGGCTGTGGGGCCCGACCTACCACGGCCTCGACTGGAAGGCGCCGATCTTCCTGTTCGTGATCCTCGTCGCGGTGGGGCAGGACTACAACATCTACCTCACCACCCGCGTGCTGGAAGAGCAGCGGCGGCTCGGGCCGCGCGAGGGCCTCCGCCGGGCGATCATCCAGACCGGCGGCATCATCACCAGCTGCGGCGTGATCATGGCCGGCACGTTCGTGTCGATGATGGCGGGCAGCCTGCGGGGCATGATCGAGCTCGGCTTCGCGCTCTCGCTCGGCGTCGTGCTCGACACGTTCGTCGTGCGGACGCTGCTGGTGCCGTGCTACTTTTCCCTAGTTTTAAGTTGGCAGGAGCGGGGTTTTCGCGTGAAGGGAAAAGTTTGA
- a CDS encoding Gfo/Idh/MocA family protein, which yields MKHTNLDRRGFIKAGALTAGAGGLLSGGLLPGVASAEDTPPAPNDKIRFGFVGTGDRFMGIFRGACQFGPAIALADVDAVHRGRAYEAVRDQNNRNGHGGDLLHFEDYRRVLDRDDIDAVMVVTPDHWHSKIVIEAMQSGKDVYCEKPLTLTIREGQQILETIDKTGRVLQVGTQQRTEMGQMFAKATALVHHGRVGKLQHLTCAIGGSLPARPIPVIDVPAQLNWERWQGQTPLTDFRADAAYGSVPYNPNGRAHYTFRWFYEYSGGKLTDWGAHHVDIAMWAAQKSGGPVGRIEIDPLEVNHPVPFKDGYPTQDDRFNCATSFKVRCTFEDGLVMDIRDRADDLGFDNGILFEGDKQRLFVNRGKLTGAPVEELKDNPLPDDYFEQLYGRPAPKSHMGDFVDSIRSRRQPISDAASHHRALSVCHATNIAMRLGRKLVYDTDREQFVDDPQADSFIAREQREGYEINV from the coding sequence ATGAAGCACACGAACCTGGACCGGCGGGGATTCATAAAGGCGGGCGCCCTCACGGCGGGGGCCGGCGGGCTGCTGTCCGGCGGTCTGCTGCCCGGCGTCGCGAGCGCCGAGGACACCCCCCCCGCGCCCAACGACAAGATCCGCTTCGGCTTCGTCGGCACCGGCGACCGATTCATGGGCATCTTCCGCGGCGCGTGCCAGTTCGGACCGGCCATCGCCCTGGCCGACGTCGACGCCGTGCACCGGGGCCGCGCCTACGAGGCGGTACGCGACCAGAACAACCGCAACGGGCACGGCGGCGACCTGCTGCACTTCGAAGACTACCGCCGCGTGCTCGACCGTGACGACATCGACGCCGTGATGGTTGTCACGCCCGACCACTGGCACTCGAAGATCGTCATCGAGGCCATGCAGTCCGGCAAGGACGTCTACTGCGAGAAGCCCCTCACGCTGACCATCCGCGAGGGCCAGCAGATCCTCGAGACCATCGACAAGACCGGCCGCGTCCTGCAGGTCGGCACCCAGCAGCGGACCGAGATGGGCCAGATGTTTGCCAAGGCCACGGCCCTGGTGCACCACGGCCGGGTCGGCAAGCTGCAGCACCTGACCTGCGCGATCGGCGGCTCGCTCCCCGCACGGCCGATCCCCGTGATCGACGTCCCCGCCCAGCTCAACTGGGAGAGGTGGCAGGGCCAGACCCCGCTGACCGACTTCCGCGCCGACGCGGCGTACGGCTCGGTGCCGTACAACCCCAACGGCCGCGCCCACTACACCTTCCGCTGGTTCTACGAGTACTCCGGCGGCAAGCTGACCGACTGGGGAGCCCACCACGTCGACATCGCGATGTGGGCCGCCCAGAAGAGCGGCGGCCCGGTCGGCCGGATCGAGATCGACCCGCTCGAGGTCAACCACCCCGTGCCGTTCAAGGACGGCTACCCCACCCAGGACGACCGCTTCAACTGCGCCACCAGCTTCAAGGTGCGGTGCACCTTCGAGGACGGCCTGGTGATGGACATCCGCGACCGCGCCGACGATCTTGGTTTCGACAACGGCATCCTGTTCGAGGGCGACAAGCAGCGGCTGTTCGTCAACCGCGGCAAGCTGACCGGCGCCCCGGTCGAGGAGCTCAAGGACAACCCGCTGCCGGACGACTACTTCGAGCAGCTCTACGGCCGCCCGGCGCCCAAGTCGCACATGGGCGACTTTGTCGACAGCATCCGCAGCCGCCGCCAGCCGATCTCCGACGCCGCCTCGCACCACCGGGCGCTGTCGGTCTGCCACGCGACCAACATCGCGATGCGGCTCGGCCGCAAGCTGGTCTACGACACCGACCGCGAGCAGTTCGTCGACGACCCCCAGGCCGACTCGTTCATCGCCCGCGAGCAGCGCGAAGGGTACGAGATCAACGTGTAG
- the rsgA gene encoding ribosome small subunit-dependent GTPase A yields MDTERLTAIGWKPCFERQLPADVGDGLVVARVSAHYGSQVLLLGEAGDRRAPAQLAEAAGELAVGDWLIVTAADGRAVQRLERQTLLYRKAAGEQARPQLIAANIDTLFIVSSCNADFNLSRTERYLALAIEAGAEPVVVLTKADLCEDPANDPAHLRRQVERLRPGLIVETLDARDPEQANVLRTWCGPGQTVALLGSSGVGKSTLAMALGVGDLATAAIREDDAKGRHTTTARSLYLMPGGGVLVDNPGIRELQLPACVAGVESVFEDVVRIAEGCRFRNCRHEGDAGCAVIAAVESGELDQRRYANYLKLLAEQAHNARTLVERREQDRQRGRYIKSVLKDHRRRREET; encoded by the coding sequence ATGGACACCGAGCGACTTACTGCGATTGGTTGGAAGCCCTGCTTCGAGCGGCAGCTGCCCGCCGATGTGGGAGACGGGCTCGTGGTGGCGCGGGTGTCGGCGCACTACGGGAGTCAGGTGCTGCTGCTCGGTGAGGCGGGCGATCGGCGGGCACCAGCGCAGCTCGCTGAGGCGGCCGGGGAACTCGCGGTTGGCGACTGGCTGATTGTCACCGCCGCCGACGGCCGGGCGGTGCAGCGGCTCGAGCGGCAGACGCTGCTCTACCGCAAGGCGGCCGGCGAGCAGGCGCGGCCGCAGCTCATCGCGGCCAACATCGACACCCTCTTCATCGTCAGCTCGTGCAACGCGGACTTCAACCTGTCGCGGACCGAGCGGTACCTGGCCCTCGCCATCGAGGCGGGCGCCGAGCCGGTCGTGGTGCTGACCAAGGCCGACCTGTGCGAGGACCCAGCCAACGATCCGGCCCACTTGCGCCGGCAGGTCGAGCGGCTCCGCCCCGGCCTCATCGTCGAGACCCTCGACGCCCGCGACCCGGAGCAGGCCAATGTGCTGCGGACCTGGTGCGGGCCGGGGCAGACGGTCGCGCTGCTCGGCTCTTCGGGCGTGGGGAAGTCGACGCTGGCGATGGCGCTCGGCGTGGGCGACCTGGCGACCGCCGCCATCCGCGAGGACGACGCCAAGGGCCGCCACACCACCACCGCCCGCTCGCTATACCTCATGCCGGGCGGCGGCGTGCTGGTCGACAACCCAGGCATCCGCGAGCTGCAGCTGCCGGCCTGCGTGGCGGGCGTCGAGAGCGTGTTCGAGGACGTCGTCCGGATCGCCGAAGGGTGCCGGTTCCGCAACTGCCGCCACGAGGGCGACGCCGGCTGCGCGGTAATCGCCGCGGTGGAGTCGGGCGAGCTCGACCAGCGGCGGTACGCCAACTACCTGAAGCTGCTGGCTGAGCAGGCGCACAACGCACGGACGCTGGTCGAGCGCCGCGAGCAGGACCGGCAGCGGGGGCGGTACATCAAGTCGGTGCTGAAGGACCACCGGCGGCGGCGCGAGGAGACGTGA
- a CDS encoding Gfo/Idh/MocA family protein: MKTIKAGVIGTGFIGPAHVEALRRLGFVEVIAVAERGAELAQAKADELSIPKAYGDYHELLADPDVQVVHNCTPNHLHFQVNKDIMAAGKHVVSEKPLAMDSAESRELVKLAKESGVVNAINFNYRYNPLVQQARLMCAGDQVGRVLAVQGNYLQDWLLEETDWNWRLVPEMSGKSRAVADIGSHLCDIVQFVTGLKIVRLMADLQTLHPTRKKPKQEVATYSGQELKPEDLEDVPINTEDYGSILVEFDSGAHGVLTVNQCAAGRKNRLFYEIDGAKCALAWDQERPNELWIGRRGEPNQIMPKDASLMLPGAQEYAHYPGGHGEAWPDAGKNLFRNVYGFIAGQRAGGDFATFIDGHNEIAICDAVLASNEQKQWVDVAY, translated from the coding sequence ATGAAGACGATCAAGGCAGGCGTAATCGGCACCGGTTTCATTGGCCCCGCGCACGTCGAGGCGCTGCGGCGGCTCGGCTTCGTCGAGGTGATCGCGGTCGCCGAGCGCGGCGCCGAGCTCGCCCAGGCCAAGGCCGACGAGCTCTCGATCCCCAAGGCGTACGGCGACTACCACGAGCTGCTCGCCGACCCCGATGTGCAGGTCGTGCACAACTGCACGCCCAACCACCTGCACTTCCAGGTCAACAAGGACATCATGGCCGCCGGCAAGCACGTGGTGAGCGAGAAACCGCTCGCCATGGACTCTGCCGAGTCGCGCGAGCTGGTGAAGCTCGCCAAAGAGTCGGGCGTCGTGAACGCCATCAACTTCAACTACCGCTACAACCCGCTGGTGCAGCAGGCCAGGTTGATGTGCGCCGGCGACCAGGTCGGTCGCGTGCTGGCCGTGCAGGGCAACTACCTGCAGGACTGGCTGCTCGAGGAGACCGACTGGAACTGGCGGCTCGTGCCGGAGATGTCGGGCAAGAGCCGCGCGGTGGCCGACATCGGCTCGCACCTGTGCGACATCGTGCAGTTCGTCACCGGGCTGAAGATCGTCCGCCTGATGGCCGACCTGCAGACCCTCCACCCGACCCGCAAGAAGCCGAAGCAGGAAGTCGCCACGTACTCCGGCCAGGAGCTGAAGCCCGAGGACCTGGAGGACGTGCCGATCAACACCGAGGACTACGGCTCCATCCTGGTCGAGTTCGACTCTGGCGCGCACGGCGTGCTGACGGTCAACCAGTGCGCCGCGGGCCGCAAGAACCGCTTGTTCTACGAGATCGACGGCGCCAAGTGCGCCCTCGCCTGGGACCAGGAACGCCCCAACGAGCTCTGGATCGGCCGCCGCGGCGAGCCCAACCAGATCATGCCGAAGGACGCCAGCCTGATGCTGCCCGGCGCCCAGGAGTACGCCCACTACCCGGGCGGCCACGGCGAGGCCTGGCCCGACGCCGGCAAGAACCTGTTCCGCAACGTCTACGGCTTCATCGCCGGCCAGCGCGCCGGCGGCGACTTCGCCACCTTCATCGACGGCCACAACGAGATCGCCATCTGCGACGCCGTGCTGGCGAGTAATGAACAGAAGCAGTGGGTCGACGTGGCGTACTAG
- the fliG gene encoding flagellar motor switch protein FliG produces MSDIHNAAVLLMSLPEDDAADLLSRLEPSMVEQVSIEIARTKRIPADEQMSVIRSFADANPNTGSGAGGLDLARNLVRKALGSEAGDTLDNIRQSIEALPFGFLRNVDSQNILTYVIDEHPQTIALVLSHLPAAFGAQILAGLPQEKQLAVVRRVAGMGQTNPEIIREVERGLERRMSSVMSQSFQMAGGIESVAAMLNVSDRSTERTLLENLATEDPQLVEEIRRLMFVFDDIAKFNDRDIQKILKTVENSQWALALKGASAELKDKVLGNMSQRAADMLREEMEYMGAVKLSAVEAQQQEIVDLVRGMEDSGEIEINANGEEEMMVQ; encoded by the coding sequence GTGTCCGACATCCACAACGCCGCCGTGCTGCTGATGAGCCTCCCCGAGGACGACGCGGCCGATCTGCTGAGCCGACTCGAACCGTCCATGGTGGAGCAAGTCTCGATCGAGATCGCGCGCACCAAGCGGATCCCGGCCGACGAGCAGATGTCGGTGATCCGGTCGTTCGCCGACGCCAACCCCAACACCGGCAGCGGCGCCGGCGGGCTCGACCTCGCCCGCAACCTGGTCCGCAAGGCGCTCGGCTCCGAGGCGGGCGACACGCTCGACAACATCCGCCAGTCGATCGAGGCCCTGCCCTTCGGCTTCCTGCGGAACGTCGACAGCCAGAACATCCTCACCTACGTGATCGACGAGCACCCGCAGACCATCGCGTTGGTGCTGTCGCACCTGCCGGCGGCCTTCGGCGCTCAGATTCTGGCCGGCCTGCCGCAGGAGAAGCAGCTCGCCGTGGTCCGCCGCGTCGCCGGCATGGGTCAGACCAACCCCGAGATTATCCGCGAGGTCGAGCGCGGCCTCGAGCGCCGCATGAGCAGCGTCATGAGCCAGAGCTTCCAGATGGCCGGCGGCATCGAGTCGGTCGCCGCGATGCTGAACGTCTCCGACCGGTCGACCGAGCGGACGCTGCTCGAGAACCTCGCCACCGAGGACCCGCAACTCGTCGAGGAGATCCGGCGGCTGATGTTCGTCTTTGACGATATTGCCAAATTCAACGACCGCGACATCCAGAAGATCCTCAAAACGGTCGAGAACTCGCAGTGGGCGCTCGCCCTCAAGGGCGCCAGCGCGGAGCTCAAGGACAAGGTCCTCGGCAACATGTCCCAGCGGGCCGCCGACATGCTCCGCGAGGAAATGGAGTACATGGGCGCCGTCAAGCTGTCGGCCGTCGAGGCCCAGCAGCAGGAGATCGTCGACCTGGTCCGCGGCATGGAAGACTCCGGCGAGATCGAGATCAACGCCAACGGCGAAGAGGAGATGATGGTGCAGTAG
- a CDS encoding chemotaxis protein CheX: MQAEHINPFLKAVSNTFSTMLNAEARRGDLTLGDPKVRKYPISGIIGLSGHAIGTVVINLSEEVAIKAASVMLMDEITELNDDVIDTVGELANMIAGQAKVELEQYELSVSLPNVVTGVGHEVRFPSSSPPVSVSYDTDFGPLLLEVGFEPSKVIA; this comes from the coding sequence ATGCAAGCCGAACACATTAATCCGTTCCTGAAGGCCGTCTCTAACACGTTCAGCACGATGCTGAATGCCGAGGCCCGCCGCGGCGACCTCACGCTCGGCGACCCCAAGGTGCGCAAGTATCCGATCAGCGGCATCATCGGCCTGTCGGGCCACGCGATCGGCACCGTGGTGATCAACCTCTCCGAGGAGGTAGCGATCAAGGCGGCGTCGGTCATGTTGATGGACGAGATTACTGAGCTGAACGACGACGTCATCGACACCGTCGGCGAGCTGGCCAACATGATCGCCGGCCAGGCGAAGGTCGAGCTCGAGCAGTACGAGCTGTCGGTCAGCCTGCCGAACGTCGTGACCGGCGTCGGCCACGAGGTCCGCTTCCCGTCGTCGTCGCCCCCCGTGAGCGTCAGCTACGACACCGACTTCGGCCCGCTGCTGCTGGAGGTTGGCTTCGAGCCCTCCAAGGTCATCGCCTAG